The Accipiter gentilis chromosome 7, bAccGen1.1, whole genome shotgun sequence genome includes a region encoding these proteins:
- the SERPIND1 gene encoding heparin cofactor 2 — MKFLFHLLALALIITSTFGGVKDFTEHFESLKDAQPHENGTYDMPNLPPEFHRENTITNDLIPEEEEEEDYLDLDKILGEDDYSDIIDAGPYMVSEIQQGNILELFQGKTRIQRLNILNANFGFDLYRSVADKANSSDNILMAPVGISTAMAMISLGLKGQTQQEVLSVLGFQDFINASTKYELMTVHNLFRKLTHRLFRRNFGYTLRSVNDLYIQKDFSILNDFRNNMKTYYFADAQPADFSDPNFITKTNERILKLTKGLIKEALVNVNPTTLMMILNCLYFKGTWENKFPVEMTTKRSFRLNEKQTIKVPMMQTKGNFLAAADPELDCSVIQLPFVGNISMLIVLPHKLSGMKALEKQITPHVVEKWQKSMTNRTREVVLPKFKLEKSYNLIGYLRSMGIEELFNEKGDYSGISDEKVTIDRFNHQGTITVNEEGTEAGAMTNVGFMPLSTQIRFIVDRPFLFLIYEHRTSCLLFMGRVVNPAKF, encoded by the exons ATGAAGTTCCTATTTCATTTGCTTGCCCTTGCTCTCATCATAACCTCCACGTTTGGTGGAGTCAAGGACTTCACTGAGCATTTTGAAAGCCTTAAAGATGCACAGCCACATGAAAATGGGACCTATGATATGCCAAACTTACCACCAGAGTTCCACAGAGAAAACACTATCACTAATGACTTGATtcctgaagaggaggaggaagaggactaTCTAGATCTCGACAAGATACTGGGTGAAGATGACTACAGTGACATTATTGATGCTGGCCCATACATGGTTtctgaaattcagcaaggaaatATTCTTGAACTATTCCAAGGCAAAACCAGAATCCAGCGCCTCAATATCCTCAATGCAAACTTTGGCTTCGACCTTTACCGCAGTGTGGCAGACAAAGCCAATTCTTCAGATAACATTCTCATGGCTCCTGTTGGCATTTCCACTGCAATGGCTATGATTTCTCTGGGTCTAAAAGGTCAAACTCAGCAGGAAGTATTATCTGTTCTTGGCTTTCAAGACTTCATTAACGCCAGCACCAAATACGAGCTCATGACTGTTCATAATCTCTTCCGCAAACTCACTCATCGGCTATTCAGGCGCAATTTTGGTTATACACTGAGGTCTGTCAATGATCTTTACATTCAGAAGGACTTTTCTATTCTGAATGATTTCAGAAACAATATGAAGACATACTACTTTGCTGACGCCCAACCAGCTGATTTTTCAGATCCCAACTTCATAACTAAAACCAATGAACGCATCTTGAAGCTGACCAAAGGATTAATAAAGGAAGCGCTTGTGAATGTAAACCCTACAACGCTAATGATGATTCTTAACTGTCTTTACTTTAAAG GAACTTGGGAGAATAAGTTTCCAGTGGAAATGACCACAAAGAGAAGTTTCCGACTGAATGAGAAGCAAACAATAAAGGTTCCTATGATGCAGACTAAAGGGAACTTCCTAGCTGCTGCAGACCCTGAGCTAGACTGCAGTGTGATCCAGCTCCCATTTGTGGGGAACATCAGTATGCTGATTGTACTTCCACACAAACTCTCTGGCATGAAAGCCCTAGAAAAGCAGATAACACCTCACGTGGTGGAAAAATGGCAGAAGAGCATGACAAACAG aaCAAGAGAAGTGGTTCTGCCTAAATTTAAGCTGGAGAAGAGTTATAACTTGATTGGTTATCTGAGATCCATGGGAATAGAAGAACTATTCAATGAAAAAGGCGACTACTCTGGTATATCAGATGAGAAAGTCACCATTGACAGG tTCAATCATCAAGGCACAATAACTGTGAATGAGGAAGGCACAGAGGCTGGAGCAATGACCAACGTCGGGTTCATGCCTCTTTCTACTCAGATTCGCTTTATTGTCGACCGCCCCTTTTTGTTTCTGATCTATGAACATCGTACCAGTTGCCTCCTGTTCATGGGTAGAGTTGTCAACCCAGCCAAGTTTTAA